The following is a genomic window from Fundulus heteroclitus isolate FHET01 chromosome 16, MU-UCD_Fhet_4.1, whole genome shotgun sequence.
TCCCGACACGTCGTGCCATCCaggttcaggtctggactttggttCTGTTCGTTCTCAGCTCAGATTAATCCCCATTTAACTACAGGCTGGGGGGGGGTCACCTTTCTGCATAGAGACAGGTTAGTTTCTATAGATCTTTTTCCCATGATAAAAGAAAccatcattttatttgtattatgaCCAGAAACATTTATAAGTAAAAAAACAGGTAAACCTTTTAAAGGGGAGAAATACTTTTGCACCTTCTATGTTTAAAACAGATCTGTCATTCATTCCTTGACTCCTGGATCTTTGTCCCAAACATGGAGAAAGATGAAGGTTTGCTGAGCGTCTTGTTATCTGCTGCGAGTCAGTCTTTATATGACGCTTTTAATcaaagagtctttttttttttttttttgctgacgcttttgtcttttatttaagTTCGGTAACAAAGTGCCGGTTGTTGAGGATTCACATCTTTATTTAAATTCTTTTGGACTCCAACTGCGTCTACACAGGCTCTGGTGTATCATTCGCAGAGTGAACAACACGCTGGCCTCGTTACCGAGAGTCCAGAGCTAGACGGGACGAGGGCGGCGTCACACCTGATCACCTTTCCAGTTCCCATGGCAACCAGGTGTGATGTAAGACACCATGTGACGCTCAGGCTCGAGTGAAACGCACAGAAAAAACGTTGAACAGTGGaataatttaatacaaaatgtagaaaaactgtAAAGCTGGCAGTTAAATCCGCCTCTGACAGCATTTTATGGCTACAAAGCGTCTCCAGCGTTTCTATCAGACCTTCAGTTCGCTGCTGCCGGCGCGGCTTCACCTGCTTACAGTCAGTCGGTGCCGCGACATCGGGGAGAGTCAGTCTTCACGCGACGCTGCTTTTCGTCTCAAGACTGGATGCAGTTCTTCTTCTGATGCCGCCGGCGGCTTTTTAATcctgatgaaacaaaaaggaacaaaaaaataaataaataaatcactcagCATCTTTATTTAAAGCCTGAACCGTTCCTCTTTTCCAGCTCAGGAGAACGATGCAGTCAAGTTCAGCTCATTATTGAAATTCAGAAAGTTTTCCGACTAAAGTCTAAAGTTATTAAGATGAAAAAGAGCACTTAGTTAGTCACAGTAGAAGCTGCAGCTAATAATTATCTACAGGAGAGAGAAAGGGCCACACGTATCATCTATTAGCCCATATCTGATTTAGTAATATTTAGTAAAAGCAGTTAGTACTTTTAATGGGTATATAAGCAATAACCGCATATTTAGgtatttttctttatatctATATCATTATTTTGAGAGCTTTACTCTTTTTGTAAGAAAGAATGCTTTTTAAAGAAACCAATAAgaccaaataaaacagaatttggTTGATATGTCATCAAATCTTTCGTGGGTAAAGttctattttttaataactTCTCTGCAGTAATTAGCTGGAATCATGAatgattcttatttttttgtagctGCTGTTTCATGAAACGTGACAGACGGTAAATAACGGCCAGTTACCGTCTTCGTCTCCGGTGTTGATGGTCTGCAGAGACACGCTCCTCTCCATGTGCTTCGTCGGCTTCCTGATCTTCACTCTCAGCGCTCCGAGCTTCTCGTGGACTTCAGACGAATCCTCCAGCTCGCTCCCCGTGACGCCGTTAGTCTCCGGCACCTTGCAGATGGGGGCGGGGCTCTGAGGAGTGACCACGCCTTCCTCTATCGTCTCTGACGTCTGGTTGGCTCCTCGGCCTTTCAAGAAGTTCCTGAAGGAGCTGCGTGGCTTCTTCACGCCGCTCCCCTCGTTCTTCTTCAGACTCCCCTTTCCTTCCTTATCCTCTTCCTCTGTGGTGGAGGACGGACTTGGAGACGAGACCCGGTCGGCCTTGTGAGGGGAGCCGTTTCTCTGATTCAGCCCACCGACCAGCGAGTCTTTCTGAGTCGACAGGTCCTGCAAGGAGCCGGTCCGGCCCAAACCGTTCCCAAACACCAGGGAGTACTTGGGATTGTGGTACTTATGTGCCGGCACCTTTAGGTCCGTTTGTCTCGAATCCCCGACCGACACCTGAAAGCGAGACATGGAGACGGGCAGAGGCCGCACGTGCTCCACCTTCGGCTTCAGGACGGGCGTAGGGAAGAGGAGGCTTGGTGATGCCGAACTCCTTGTAGAGGTCCACCTGCTCCGACGCCGCGTACAGCTCCCGGAAGTCACCGTCGAAGAAGTCCACGATTTGGCCGGACATCACCGTGATGGTGCTCCTGTCCAGCCGAGACGAGCTCCAACTGAAGCTGGAGGTTAGAAGGAAAGCACCGATTAAACCCTccgaataaaaaataaatagaactagaaaaagctgttcctgcgtaacagcgagtgagaatgctaatctgcagaatgattgaggaGAAGGTGCAGAACATCActgcaaaagagaaaaagtagctgaaaaaaaatgaattcagatttgaagaatttttaaaatttgaagaatttgaaaaaaataaagaattagaagaaatggaagaatgtgaagaatttgaaatatttgaaggaatttgaaaaaacttgaaggaatttgaaaaatttgaaaaaaatgaagaatttggaaaaaaaattggaaaatttgaaaagaattgaagaatttgaaaaaaaaataaaaatttgaaaaaaattgaagaatttggaaaaaatttggaaaatttgaaaagaattgaagaattttaaataattttgaaaattttaaatatttgaagaattagaaCAATTAGAACAATCAGAAGAATTGAAAGTattggaagaatttgaagaatgtgaagaatttgcattgatttcaatgggaacagccaaaaaaaaaaaaaaaatcgcacaaaaagttaaatatttgaaaaagtgtaaaagttagcataaccatgagaaaTAGCAGTCATGccgggaacgagccgaacgttttgataccaaaattgttgaaatcggttaaagtatgcgggagtagttagacgccaacggaaaaaaagtaataaagaaaaacaggaaatcaataagtgagaatgctgtatataATTCTCGCTGATAAAAAATGTCCAGCAACGCTCGAACGGCGGTACTCACCTGTAGGAGCCAAACATCACTTTCTCCCCGTCAACCAGCATGTATTTGGAGCTCAGGGCGCCGGGCAGCTTTCCAAAGGACAGGGCCAGCCCCGCGCCTCTCACCATACGCACACGCAGGTTCTGCAAAGAAACACACGCCTTATTCCACCACGCAGCAGCTCGCCGTTCCTCAGGTGATCCTGAGCAAACAGCCTGATGATTTACACAGACATAAAAGTCGGTCAGGAGCTGATGTGgacaaactgggaggaggctTCACTTCCCT
Proteins encoded in this region:
- the fam83fa gene encoding LOW QUALITY PROTEIN: protein FAM83F (The sequence of the model RefSeq protein was modified relative to this genomic sequence to represent the inferred CDS: inserted 2 bases in 1 codon), coding for MAESQLVCMDNEHVNEKVPESRPEFYYSEEQRAALEQLLRNGDAAFQMRLKEDNIKDFLCAREVKVIRESFQEYDADSDSESGAPEKPKEASSADSGVHSTYWPQMSDTEVPSLDIGWPACSGVYKGVTRVQAYSHPPKEPGPHIKEVVRRLIQGAHKVVAIAMDLLTDLLILQDLLDASSRRGVAVYVVLEATGVPHFLEMCSRLQINAMHLRNLRVRMVRGAGLALSFGKLPGALSSKYMLVDGEKVMFGSYSFSWSSSRLDRSTITVMSGQIVDFFDGDFRELYAASEQVDLYKEFGITKPPXFPTPVLKPKVEHVRPLPVSMSRFQVSVGDSRQTDLKVPAHKYHNPKYSLVFGNGLGRTGSLQDLSTQKDSLVGGLNQRNGSPHKADRVSSPSPSSTTEEEDKEGKGSLKKNEGSGVKKPRSSFRNFLKGRGANQTSETIEEGVVTPQSPAPICKVPETNGVTGSELEDSSEVHEKLGALRVKIRKPTKHMERSVSLQTINTGDEDGLKSRRRHQKKNCIQS